The following proteins are encoded in a genomic region of Alistipes shahii WAL 8301:
- a CDS encoding restriction endonuclease subunit S, translating into MNEWKIYKLSEIGTIIGGATPSTSNPHYYGGQIPWITPKDLSTLNGRFIEKGERNITEKGLSSCSAQLLPQGSILFTSRAPIGYVAIAKNPITTNQGFKSIVPNEKVNNIFLYYLMVYNKSNIEAMGSGTTFKEVSGSTMKKVEIRIPNIDVQKRIASILASLDDKIELNRRINDNLEEQAKALFKSWFVDNQDNDWKKIRLEEILEIGKTSIIPAQSPDTIFEHYSLPAFDNGTRAAYEKGCAIKSSKFYIQKNMFLFSKLNPRIKRIWFPNIQTEKAICSTEFIPYKPKDASLLGFCYSIVNSEAFYEYVLSLTNGSTGSHQRFHPTATLDYSLKIPDKDIIKKFESIVRPLYELIAKNRTENEKLASLRDTLLPKLMSGELSVEEVSLD; encoded by the coding sequence ATGAACGAGTGGAAAATATATAAACTTTCAGAAATTGGGACAATTATAGGTGGAGCAACTCCATCAACCTCAAATCCCCATTATTATGGTGGACAAATTCCATGGATAACCCCTAAAGATTTATCTACTCTCAACGGTAGATTTATTGAAAAAGGAGAGCGAAATATCACTGAAAAGGGACTGAGTAGCTGTTCTGCGCAATTACTCCCACAAGGTTCTATTCTTTTCACCTCTCGTGCACCGATTGGATATGTTGCAATAGCCAAGAATCCTATTACAACGAACCAAGGATTTAAAAGCATAGTCCCCAACGAAAAAGTTAACAATATATTTTTGTATTATCTGATGGTATACAACAAGAGTAATATTGAAGCAATGGGCAGTGGGACAACTTTTAAGGAAGTATCCGGTTCTACAATGAAAAAAGTTGAGATTAGAATACCTAATATTGATGTGCAAAAAAGAATAGCCTCTATCCTTGCATCATTAGATGATAAAATAGAACTCAATCGACGCATAAATGATAATTTAGAGGAGCAAGCCAAAGCGCTGTTTAAGTCGTGGTTTGTGGATAATCAAGATAATGATTGGAAAAAAATTAGATTGGAAGAAATCCTTGAGATTGGCAAAACTTCTATAATCCCGGCACAAAGTCCTGACACAATCTTTGAACATTATAGTTTGCCTGCTTTTGATAATGGAACAAGGGCAGCTTATGAAAAAGGTTGCGCAATAAAAAGCTCAAAATTTTATATTCAAAAAAATATGTTTTTGTTCTCTAAATTAAATCCGAGAATTAAACGTATTTGGTTCCCTAATATTCAGACAGAAAAAGCTATATGCTCAACTGAATTTATACCATATAAACCTAAAGATGCTTCATTGTTAGGATTTTGCTATTCGATTGTAAATTCAGAAGCATTTTATGAATATGTACTCTCTTTGACCAATGGTTCTACTGGTAGCCATCAACGATTCCATCCAACAGCTACTTTGGACTATTCATTAAAGATTCCAGATAAAGATATTATAAAAAAGTTTGAAAGCATAGTTAGACCATT
- a CDS encoding FRG domain-containing protein: MELDLNIDSNGNVIVNTLSEYVAYISQLQAANEGSNERFFFRGQSNKNWDVRPCLFRENNLTIESDIISEACARAPFEFGGRSAFERLTKLQHYGLPTRMLDVTLNPLVALYFACAKCEDKENYDKNYKESDTIDVDSDHPFDNEYDVDGAVYYRRAYGHKHNSDDIDLLARIAEMDFNGDIVLHQLVEKLGLRSQIKQAEDFEELAKVMQNAYFVISTFNNERLIRQSGAFLLSGSINIQLNKSDYGVSRIEKSSCSLNSQFASERIIIPAGSKESLLEELNFYNINQGALFPELEHQMAYIKYSMCKSNVRSASSFEKIDFDAIKAEESKERVEIAESVVKEELVDKAIYDIVSQYISDDAIKQNVLRIITRQTEYIDWANKEATISDLRRKIKRSLSLQSISSDVATQSARNMVSQLVNLYVKK, translated from the coding sequence ATGGAATTAGATCTTAATATTGATTCAAACGGCAATGTAATCGTCAATACATTGTCGGAATATGTTGCATATATTTCTCAGTTGCAAGCTGCCAATGAAGGTAGCAATGAGCGATTCTTTTTCAGGGGCCAATCCAATAAAAATTGGGATGTGCGCCCATGTTTATTTAGAGAGAATAACCTGACGATTGAATCCGATATTATATCCGAAGCTTGTGCTCGTGCTCCTTTTGAATTTGGTGGCCGAAGCGCATTTGAACGACTGACAAAATTACAACATTATGGACTGCCAACCAGAATGTTGGATGTAACGCTAAACCCTTTAGTCGCGTTGTATTTTGCGTGTGCAAAATGTGAAGATAAAGAAAACTACGACAAGAATTATAAAGAATCTGATACTATTGATGTCGATTCCGATCATCCATTTGATAATGAATATGATGTCGATGGGGCTGTTTATTATAGACGGGCTTATGGACATAAGCATAATTCAGATGATATTGATCTGTTGGCTCGAATTGCGGAAATGGATTTCAACGGAGATATTGTATTGCATCAATTGGTCGAGAAATTAGGATTACGCAGTCAAATAAAACAAGCCGAGGATTTTGAGGAACTGGCAAAGGTGATGCAAAATGCCTACTTTGTTATATCGACATTCAACAATGAACGTTTGATTCGGCAGAGCGGAGCCTTTTTGCTTTCGGGTAGCATTAATATTCAACTCAATAAATCTGATTACGGCGTCAGTCGGATCGAAAAGAGCAGTTGTTCTTTAAATAGCCAGTTTGCGAGCGAAAGGATAATCATACCGGCCGGAAGTAAGGAAAGCCTTTTAGAAGAATTGAATTTCTACAATATAAACCAAGGGGCTTTATTTCCGGAGTTGGAGCATCAGATGGCATATATCAAATATAGTATGTGTAAATCTAATGTCAGAAGCGCTTCATCTTTTGAAAAGATAGATTTTGATGCAATAAAAGCTGAAGAATCTAAGGAAAGAGTTGAGATAGCTGAATCCGTAGTGAAAGAAGAGTTAGTTGATAAGGCTATTTATGATATCGTATCACAATATATTTCAGATGATGCTATAAAACAGAATGTTCTTCGAATTATTACACGGCAAACCGAATATATAGATTGGGCCAATAAGGAAGCGACCATTAGTGATTTGAGACGTAAAATCAAACGAAGCCTGTCTTTACAATCTATTAGTTCTGATGTCGCAACGCAATCTGCGCGTAATATGGTATCACAGCTTGTTAACTTGTATGTGAAAAAATAA
- the xerA gene encoding site-specific tyrosine recombinase/integron integrase — translation MKEKLIDEIKTAMRTVITADQMSILCNVLNRTLQNIDIAEKLPDSEARIKANSQLQTLFISAKRVEGCSEKTLKYYASTIEYMLRQIDKNIIDITTTDLRCYLASYQSNNQSSKVTIDNIRRIFSSFFAWLEDEDYILKSPVRRIHKVKTGSLIKEVLSDENLEILRDNCTHIRDLAIVDMLSSTGIRVGELVKINREDIDFHERECIVFGKGNKEREVYFNARTKIHLKQYLESRTDDNPALFVSIAKPHNRLKISGVELRLRQLGRKVSIHKVHPHKFRRTLATMAIDKGMPIEQVQKLLGHVKIDTTMHYAMVNQSNVKISHRKYIN, via the coding sequence ATGAAAGAAAAACTAATTGACGAAATTAAAACCGCGATGCGTACCGTCATTACGGCAGATCAAATGAGCATCTTATGCAACGTGCTGAATCGCACATTGCAAAATATTGACATCGCAGAAAAGCTTCCGGATAGCGAAGCACGAATCAAGGCTAATTCTCAACTGCAAACGCTATTTATATCAGCCAAGCGCGTCGAGGGATGCTCCGAGAAAACACTGAAATATTATGCTTCGACTATCGAATATATGTTACGGCAGATCGACAAGAATATCATCGATATAACAACGACCGATCTACGATGTTATCTTGCATCATACCAATCGAATAACCAATCATCAAAAGTTACCATAGACAATATCCGCAGAATTTTCTCAAGCTTTTTCGCATGGCTCGAAGACGAAGATTATATCCTTAAAAGCCCGGTGAGACGCATCCATAAAGTTAAAACAGGCTCCTTAATTAAAGAGGTGCTATCTGATGAAAATCTCGAAATTTTGCGTGACAACTGCACCCATATACGAGATCTGGCAATCGTAGATATGCTATCGTCTACCGGCATCCGCGTCGGCGAACTGGTAAAAATTAATCGAGAGGATATAGACTTTCACGAACGCGAGTGCATCGTTTTCGGTAAAGGCAACAAAGAACGGGAAGTCTATTTCAACGCCCGCACAAAAATTCATCTGAAACAATACCTCGAAAGCCGGACAGATGACAATCCGGCACTCTTCGTATCCATCGCTAAGCCGCATAATCGGCTTAAAATTAGCGGAGTGGAGTTACGGCTCCGCCAGCTCGGCCGCAAAGTTTCGATTCACAAAGTTCATCCGCATAAATTCCGCCGAACACTTGCTACAATGGCCATTGATAAAGGAATGCCGATCGAACAGGTGCAGAAGCTATTGGGACACGTCAAGATCGACACCACAATGCACTATGCAATGGTTAATCAAAGCAATGTCAAAATCTCACATCGGAAATATATAAATTAG
- a CDS encoding restriction endonuclease subunit S: protein MINDNLEEQAKALFKSWFVDFDRNEWVHCELGDITLITAGGDRPSKYTNKKTIECHVPIYSNGIDNEGLYGYTNVAKIHEESITISARGTIGYVCLRLEPYVPIVRLISIIPNKKELSAKYLYLWALTQNITGTGTTQQQLTVPIFRKTPISIPSDTKLKQFNSIADPLFSQIESNKKENIKLSTLRDTLLPKLMSGEISVEEVSLD, encoded by the coding sequence TTGATAAATGATAATTTAGAGGAGCAGGCCAAAGCGTTGTTTAAGTCGTGGTTTGTGGATTTCGATCGAAACGAATGGGTTCACTGTGAATTAGGAGATATCACACTTATTACTGCTGGAGGTGATAGGCCTTCAAAATATACTAATAAAAAGACTATTGAGTGTCATGTTCCTATATATTCTAATGGAATAGATAATGAAGGATTATATGGTTATACAAATGTTGCAAAAATTCACGAGGAAAGTATAACTATTTCTGCAAGAGGAACTATAGGTTATGTCTGTTTGAGATTAGAACCATATGTTCCTATTGTCCGGCTAATTTCAATAATCCCTAATAAAAAAGAGTTGTCTGCAAAATATTTATACTTGTGGGCATTAACTCAGAATATTACAGGAACGGGGACGACTCAGCAACAATTGACTGTTCCGATTTTCAGAAAAACTCCAATATCAATACCCTCTGACACTAAATTGAAGCAATTTAACTCTATTGCTGATCCTTTATTTAGTCAAATTGAATCTAATAAAAAAGAAAACATAAAATTATCCACTCTCCGCGATACCCTTCTACCCAAACTCATGTCCGGTGAGATCTCCGTTGAGGAGGTTTCCCTCGATTAG
- a CDS encoding relaxase/mobilization nuclease domain-containing protein, which yields MIAKISKGGSFGGAVDYVLDKGKDAELLAGLGVRMKDRDSIVRSFRMQAALNPHLSKPVGHIVLAFSAQDAARLDNRRMVGIAAEYLSGMGIRNTQFIIARHRDREHPHLHILFNRVDNDGRTVSDRNDRYRSERLCKELTVRHGLYFASGKENVKEHRLREPDKTKYEIFHALRDAVPRCRDWPELTAALRHEGIATEFRMRGGTSDVQGVVFARNGYPFNGSKIDRQFSFSKIDHALSLNRRQALSANERGSVSNPVASFSHLLEDLLQPVYDADEERRLQERLRKKRKQHRL from the coding sequence ATGATTGCCAAAATATCGAAAGGCGGTTCGTTCGGCGGAGCCGTCGATTACGTCCTTGACAAAGGAAAAGACGCCGAATTGCTCGCCGGACTGGGCGTCCGGATGAAAGACCGGGATTCCATCGTCCGCAGCTTCCGAATGCAGGCGGCACTGAATCCGCATCTTTCGAAGCCCGTCGGCCACATCGTCCTCGCCTTTTCGGCACAGGACGCCGCACGGCTCGACAACAGGCGGATGGTCGGAATCGCCGCGGAGTATCTCTCCGGCATGGGCATCCGAAACACGCAGTTCATCATCGCCCGCCACCGCGACCGGGAACATCCCCATCTGCATATCCTTTTCAACCGGGTGGACAACGACGGCCGTACCGTCTCCGACCGCAACGACCGCTACCGTTCGGAGCGACTCTGCAAGGAGCTGACCGTCCGGCATGGGCTCTACTTCGCATCGGGCAAAGAGAATGTCAAGGAGCACCGCCTGCGCGAACCGGACAAAACGAAATATGAAATTTTCCACGCGCTGCGCGACGCCGTACCCCGCTGCCGCGACTGGCCGGAGTTGACGGCAGCGCTGCGGCACGAAGGGATCGCTACCGAGTTCCGGATGCGCGGCGGCACATCCGACGTACAAGGCGTCGTCTTCGCCAGGAACGGCTACCCGTTCAACGGTTCGAAAATCGACCGGCAGTTCAGTTTCTCCAAAATCGACCATGCGCTGAGCCTGAACCGCCGACAAGCACTCTCCGCAAACGAACGTGGTTCTGTAAGCAATCCGGTCGCATCGTTCAGTCACCTGCTCGAAGATCTTCTGCAACCGGTCTACGATGCGGACGAAGAACGGCGCCTTCAGGAACGACTGCGCAAAAAGAGAAAACAACACCGACTTTAA
- a CDS encoding type I restriction endonuclease subunit R, whose protein sequence is MHFTEDDFENAILELFREQLGYDYVYGPNVIRDYAEPLYVEALEAVLPQINRGLPQAAIDEAMVKIRTYEGGTLVQKNELFTDYLQNGVAVNYFDGREQCSANVRLVDYDSPLHNRFTIANQWTVDGHSVRRADMIVFVNGLPLVVVELKSPSRENTDVSEAYAQLRNYMQEIPSLFIYNAFCVMSDQGMTKAGTITAGEDRFMQWKTVDGSYEDTHSANFDVLFAGMFEKTRFVELLRNFICYSKDGKQRVKILSAYHQFYAVRKAVLSTVKAAETDGRGGVFWHTQGSGKSLSMVFFAKQLQQAMSSPTIVVLTDRNDLDGQLYRQFACCRDFLRQTPVQAESRAHLRELLAGREANGIFFSTMQKFEESEEPLSIRRNIVVMADEAHRSQYGLEERVRMVTDADGVMQAKVVIGAARLVRNALPNATYIGFTGTPIAQKDRSTREVFGDYIDVYDMTQSVDDGATRPVFYESRVINLKLDEQTLRRIDAEYDAMAEEAEEYVIEKSKRELGRLDSIFGADATVASLCEDIVKHYEEFRQYEQTGKAMIVAYSRPIAIKIYRRILEMRPVWGDKLAVVMTSGNKDPEDWRAIIGNDSHKKELEKRFKDNDSSLKIVIVVDMWLTGFDVPSLSTMYVYKPMSGHNLMQAIARVNRVFGDKQGGLVVDYVGIASALKTAMNDYTYRDRKNYGDTDVAKTAYPEFQKKLDVCRDLMYGFNYGAFFGKSDLERAKAISGGVDFMQSPERMETKKLYIKEALLLRQALSLCQSLLNYEQRIEAAYFEAVRTLLTRVEGKGKISFREINGRINELLKQSIKSEGVINLFSDIKEEFSLFDPKFLEEVARMKERNFAVELLRRLIAEQVQLYQRTNTVRAEKFSEILSDAMSRYLKGMLTNEEVIEELLKIAREIVFGEKAGESLNLNSEELAFYDALTKPEAVKDFYSNDQLIAITRELTDALRRNKTIDWNMKESARAGMRRIVKRLLKKYDYPPAGQEDALNTIMEQCKKWNENN, encoded by the coding sequence ATGCACTTCACCGAAGATGATTTTGAAAACGCCATTCTCGAGTTGTTTCGAGAGCAATTAGGTTACGATTATGTGTACGGCCCCAATGTGATACGCGACTATGCAGAACCGCTTTACGTGGAGGCGCTGGAGGCTGTGTTGCCGCAGATCAATCGTGGTCTGCCACAGGCCGCTATTGACGAAGCCATGGTGAAGATTCGAACTTATGAGGGTGGAACGTTGGTACAGAAGAATGAATTGTTCACGGATTACTTGCAAAATGGCGTAGCTGTCAATTATTTCGATGGCCGCGAGCAATGCTCTGCAAATGTCCGGCTTGTCGATTATGATTCACCATTACATAATCGGTTTACAATCGCTAATCAATGGACGGTCGATGGGCACTCGGTAAGGCGTGCGGATATGATCGTATTTGTCAATGGATTGCCGCTGGTGGTGGTCGAGCTCAAATCGCCCTCGCGTGAGAATACGGACGTGTCGGAAGCTTATGCACAATTGCGTAACTATATGCAGGAGATTCCGTCACTCTTTATCTATAACGCTTTTTGTGTGATGAGCGATCAGGGGATGACTAAGGCGGGGACGATCACGGCGGGTGAAGACCGTTTTATGCAGTGGAAGACGGTGGATGGGAGTTATGAGGATACCCATAGCGCGAATTTCGATGTGCTTTTCGCGGGAATGTTCGAAAAAACGCGGTTTGTTGAATTGTTGCGGAATTTTATTTGCTACTCGAAAGACGGTAAACAGCGCGTTAAGATATTAAGTGCCTATCATCAGTTTTATGCCGTACGCAAGGCTGTGCTTTCGACGGTCAAAGCAGCTGAGACGGATGGTCGGGGTGGCGTGTTTTGGCATACGCAGGGCAGCGGAAAGTCATTGTCGATGGTCTTTTTCGCCAAGCAGTTGCAGCAGGCGATGTCGTCGCCGACGATTGTCGTGCTGACAGACCGTAACGATTTGGACGGCCAGTTGTACCGGCAGTTCGCTTGTTGCAGGGATTTTTTGCGTCAGACACCCGTGCAAGCCGAAAGTCGGGCTCATCTTCGGGAATTATTGGCGGGACGCGAAGCGAACGGTATCTTTTTCTCGACGATGCAGAAATTCGAGGAGAGCGAAGAACCGCTTTCGATACGACGAAACATAGTCGTTATGGCCGACGAGGCGCATCGCAGTCAATATGGATTGGAGGAGAGGGTCCGAATGGTTACGGATGCTGACGGGGTGATGCAGGCCAAAGTTGTAATCGGCGCGGCGCGTCTGGTGCGTAATGCGTTGCCGAATGCTACCTATATCGGGTTTACCGGAACGCCTATTGCGCAAAAAGATCGGTCGACACGCGAAGTATTCGGCGATTACATCGACGTGTACGATATGACGCAGTCGGTGGATGACGGTGCGACACGGCCGGTATTTTACGAGAGCCGTGTAATCAATCTGAAACTCGACGAGCAGACCTTGCGACGTATTGATGCGGAGTATGATGCGATGGCCGAGGAAGCGGAAGAGTATGTCATTGAGAAAAGCAAGCGTGAATTGGGGCGGCTCGATTCGATCTTTGGAGCTGACGCGACGGTGGCATCATTGTGCGAGGACATCGTAAAACACTATGAGGAATTCCGGCAATACGAGCAGACGGGTAAGGCGATGATAGTAGCCTATTCGCGGCCGATAGCGATCAAGATTTACCGTCGGATTCTCGAAATGCGCCCGGTATGGGGTGACAAGCTGGCTGTTGTGATGACTTCCGGTAATAAAGATCCGGAAGACTGGCGGGCGATTATCGGAAATGATTCCCACAAGAAAGAGTTGGAGAAGAGGTTCAAAGACAACGACAGCTCGTTGAAAATCGTCATCGTAGTTGATATGTGGCTTACGGGTTTCGACGTACCTTCGCTTTCGACGATGTATGTTTATAAACCGATGTCCGGACACAATCTAATGCAGGCTATTGCTCGTGTGAATCGTGTGTTCGGGGATAAACAAGGCGGTTTGGTTGTGGATTATGTGGGTATCGCTTCGGCGTTGAAGACGGCGATGAACGATTATACATACCGTGACCGCAAAAATTATGGTGATACGGATGTGGCTAAAACCGCCTATCCGGAGTTTCAAAAGAAACTGGACGTTTGCCGTGATCTGATGTATGGATTCAATTATGGCGCTTTCTTCGGTAAGTCTGATTTGGAGCGGGCGAAAGCCATCAGCGGAGGTGTCGATTTCATGCAGTCCCCTGAGCGGATGGAAACGAAAAAACTCTATATCAAAGAGGCGCTGCTGCTGCGGCAGGCATTGTCGCTTTGTCAGAGTTTGCTGAATTACGAGCAGCGTATCGAAGCTGCCTATTTTGAGGCGGTGCGCACATTACTGACGCGCGTGGAGGGCAAGGGTAAGATTTCGTTCCGTGAGATCAACGGGCGTATTAATGAATTGCTCAAGCAGAGTATCAAGAGCGAAGGGGTAATTAATCTTTTCTCCGATATTAAGGAGGAGTTCTCTTTGTTCGATCCGAAATTCCTTGAAGAGGTTGCCCGGATGAAGGAACGGAATTTCGCCGTAGAATTATTGCGTAGGTTGATTGCAGAACAGGTACAACTATATCAGCGAACGAATACGGTACGAGCCGAGAAGTTTTCGGAAATTCTGTCCGATGCCATGAGTCGCTATTTGAAAGGGATGCTGACGAACGAAGAGGTTATCGAAGAATTACTGAAAATAGCCCGTGAGATCGTTTTCGGCGAAAAGGCCGGCGAGTCGCTTAATCTGAACAGCGAAGAACTTGCCTTTTATGATGCGTTGACCAAGCCTGAGGCTGTAAAAGATTTCTATTCCAACGATCAGTTGATCGCTATTACACGTGAGCTGACGGATGCACTCCGGCGTAACAAAACGATCGACTGGAATATGAAGGAGAGTGCTCGTGCCGGAATGCGGCGTATTGTCAAACGGTTGTTGAAAAAGTATGATTATCCGCCTGCAGGGCAGGAAGATGCTTTGAATACGATTATGGAGCAGTGTAAGAAGTGGAACGAAAATAATTGA
- a CDS encoding MobC family plasmid mobilization relaxosome protein, with translation MKKNPKGGRPPKSASEKLKERLTVKMAAADYYALRGKARAAGLTWAEYARTALSRSVVRQRLTAEQMTLLRQLAGMANNLNQLARKANSAGYVQAAAECTALIEKIDTLIDQINE, from the coding sequence ATGAAAAAGAATCCCAAAGGCGGACGTCCGCCCAAATCCGCAAGCGAAAAGCTCAAGGAGCGGCTGACCGTGAAGATGGCCGCAGCAGACTACTACGCCCTGCGCGGCAAGGCGCGGGCGGCAGGTCTCACCTGGGCCGAATACGCCCGGACGGCGCTCTCAAGGAGCGTCGTCCGCCAGCGCCTCACGGCAGAACAGATGACCCTGCTGCGGCAGCTCGCCGGTATGGCCAACAACCTCAATCAGCTCGCCCGAAAAGCCAACTCCGCCGGATATGTTCAGGCAGCGGCGGAGTGCACAGCTCTGATCGAAAAGATAGATACGCTAATAGATCAAATTAACGAATAA